In Acaryochloris marina S15, a single genomic region encodes these proteins:
- a CDS encoding FitA-like ribbon-helix-helix domain-containing protein, with protein MASITIRNLDEDVKTKLRVQAAQNNRSMEEEARVILRQALAQTVSEPNTADLALQLFGQDNGVELEAHPAVLPRELE; from the coding sequence ATGGCCAGCATCACTATCCGCAATTTAGATGAAGATGTCAAAACGAAGCTGCGTGTACAGGCAGCCCAGAATAATCGCTCCATGGAGGAAGAAGCTCGTGTCATCCTGCGACAGGCATTAGCTCAGACTGTATCCGAGCCTAATACTGCTGATTTAGCACTGCAATTATTTGGCCAAGACAATGGCGTTGAGCTAGAGGCCCATCCTGCTGTCCTGCCGCGAGAGCTTGAATGA
- a CDS encoding nucleotidyltransferase family protein, producing MLLDPFRIQSDAVLALSQHYGAQRIRVFGSVARGEEQPHNDIDFLVEKATVYLDF from the coding sequence ATGCTGCTCGATCCCTTCCGAATCCAAAGCGATGCAGTTCTAGCACTCAGTCAACACTATGGTGCACAGCGTATTCGTGTTTTTGGGTCAGTTGCCAGAGGAGAAGAGCAACCCCATAACGATATCGATTTTTTAGTAGAAAAAGCCACCGTGTACCTAGACTTCTGA
- a CDS encoding type I restriction endonuclease subunit R: protein MADSKEAAFQTDIINALQAQGWLVGTSANYNPTTALYTEDLLAYFQTAWPDRWQKLCKNNPTDPAGVLIQKTVRTLEQNGSLDLLRHGYKIPGIKIELCSFQPDHGMNPDTQARYQANRLRVVPEVSYSPHARSGDYNPRLDLVLFVNGIPTATLELKSEFKQSIDNAKRQYRFDRPVKDPLTRTAEPLLAFKRGALVHFAVSQQEVAMTTQLAGKDTFFLPFNQGTKDGGAGNPAPKAENTYATAYLWEQLFQPDAWLKVLGRFLHLQKPKEEDFDGSVKPKEKLIFPRYHQWQVVNQLIDTTRREGAGQRYLIQHSAGSGKSNSIAWTAHQLASLYDDGGQKLFSSVIVVTDRTVLDSQLQDTIYQFEHAQGVVVPITREGTSQSKSEQLAEALSSKTRIIIVTIQTFPALFDALDKYPDLASGRYAVIADEAHSSQTGSAASKLKAILGSDHPDTEGLSAEDLMDAAVQARGPNQYISYYAFTATPKAKTLELFGRPPNPHQPPSVDNKPEPFHLYSMRQAIEEGFILDVLLNYTTYATAWKIAHPHAEQGEVDSKQARTKLARWVRLHPHNISQKVEVMVEHFREHVTHLLNGQAKAMVVTTSRQEAVCYHLALKTYVQDQGYTNVHPLVAFSGKVPPDDAIPEEVRETSTLLNPNLKGRDIRQVFDTAEYNVMIVANKFQTGFDQPKLCAMYVDKKLHGVDCVQTLSRLNRLFPGKATFILDFFNDPQDILEAFLPYYNKAELADVSDPQLLYDLQNTLDEEGIYHGSEVEAFALAFFDPKAANAKLAYHCQPAVNRYKQRYQEADANRRQALAQKRTSNTAALTQAESTLKAAGEEIDQLDLFKKNLQSFGRLYEFLSQIIDYEDQELEQLCVYTKHLYPLLRRDRLDREQIDVSELSLTHYRLTKRKEQQLRLAENQGEYPLQPGSAIGTGKAHDPEKKKLSEIIQSLNDLFGAEISDADQVQFLNTITKRIRRQEDVMAQVKTHTPEQVMHGLFPQKVVDTVLDAMTDHEKLSLDVLDNEESGRKFALLVLNMLKAASSSWEANNDNNQ, encoded by the coding sequence ATGGCCGACAGCAAAGAAGCCGCCTTCCAAACCGATATCATCAATGCCCTGCAAGCCCAAGGCTGGCTCGTCGGCACGTCTGCAAACTACAACCCCACTACTGCCCTATATACCGAAGACCTGCTGGCCTACTTCCAAACCGCCTGGCCCGACCGTTGGCAAAAACTCTGCAAGAATAACCCCACCGACCCCGCAGGCGTCCTAATTCAAAAAACCGTCCGGACTTTAGAACAAAACGGCTCCCTAGACTTACTGCGCCATGGCTATAAAATTCCCGGCATCAAAATTGAGCTGTGCAGCTTCCAGCCCGACCACGGCATGAACCCCGATACCCAGGCTCGTTACCAAGCCAATCGCCTGCGGGTGGTGCCAGAAGTATCCTACTCGCCCCATGCCCGCTCCGGTGACTATAACCCTCGCCTCGACCTAGTGCTATTCGTCAACGGCATCCCCACCGCCACATTAGAACTCAAAAGCGAGTTTAAACAATCCATCGACAACGCCAAACGCCAGTATCGGTTTGATCGCCCCGTCAAAGACCCCCTCACCCGCACAGCAGAACCCTTACTCGCCTTTAAGCGTGGTGCCCTGGTGCATTTTGCCGTTAGCCAGCAAGAAGTCGCCATGACCACCCAACTGGCAGGCAAAGACACCTTTTTCTTGCCCTTTAACCAGGGCACGAAGGATGGCGGTGCAGGCAACCCAGCTCCCAAGGCCGAAAACACCTACGCCACGGCGTACCTATGGGAACAGCTATTTCAGCCTGATGCTTGGCTAAAGGTGTTGGGTCGGTTCTTGCATCTGCAAAAGCCCAAGGAAGAAGATTTTGACGGTTCCGTTAAACCGAAAGAGAAACTGATTTTTCCTCGCTATCACCAATGGCAGGTGGTCAACCAGCTGATAGATACTACTCGCCGTGAAGGGGCAGGCCAACGATACCTGATTCAGCATAGTGCTGGGTCCGGGAAATCCAACTCCATTGCCTGGACCGCCCACCAGCTGGCTTCTCTCTATGACGACGGCGGTCAAAAACTATTTAGCTCCGTCATCGTCGTTACCGATCGCACCGTTCTGGATAGCCAACTCCAGGACACCATCTACCAGTTCGAGCATGCCCAGGGCGTTGTGGTTCCCATTACCCGCGAGGGCACCAGCCAAAGCAAGTCAGAGCAACTGGCCGAGGCCCTATCCAGCAAAACCCGCATTATTATCGTCACGATTCAAACCTTTCCCGCCCTATTTGATGCCCTGGATAAATATCCTGACCTCGCCAGCGGTCGCTATGCCGTGATTGCTGACGAAGCCCATTCCTCCCAAACCGGATCGGCTGCTAGCAAGCTGAAAGCCATTCTGGGGAGTGACCATCCTGATACCGAAGGACTGAGTGCCGAAGACTTAATGGATGCTGCGGTACAGGCGCGGGGACCCAATCAGTACATCAGCTACTATGCCTTTACCGCTACACCCAAAGCTAAAACCCTAGAACTCTTTGGCCGTCCACCCAACCCCCATCAGCCTCCCAGCGTGGACAATAAGCCAGAACCCTTTCATCTTTACTCCATGCGGCAGGCCATTGAAGAAGGCTTTATCCTCGATGTGCTGCTCAACTACACCACTTACGCCACCGCCTGGAAAATTGCCCATCCCCATGCTGAGCAAGGAGAGGTGGATTCTAAACAGGCCCGCACCAAGCTGGCCCGCTGGGTCCGTCTGCACCCCCATAACATCAGCCAAAAAGTGGAGGTTATGGTTGAGCACTTTCGCGAGCATGTCACCCATCTGCTCAATGGTCAGGCTAAGGCCATGGTGGTCACCACTAGTCGCCAAGAAGCAGTCTGCTATCACCTCGCCCTTAAAACCTATGTCCAAGATCAGGGCTACACCAACGTGCATCCCCTGGTGGCGTTTTCTGGCAAGGTGCCCCCGGATGACGCTATCCCGGAAGAGGTACGCGAAACCAGTACTCTCCTTAACCCCAATCTCAAGGGGCGCGATATCAGGCAGGTCTTTGATACGGCTGAATATAATGTCATGATTGTGGCCAACAAATTCCAAACGGGCTTCGACCAGCCCAAGCTCTGCGCCATGTACGTGGACAAAAAACTCCACGGCGTAGATTGCGTACAAACCCTCTCTCGCCTCAACCGCCTCTTCCCTGGCAAAGCCACCTTTATCCTCGACTTCTTTAACGACCCTCAGGATATTCTGGAAGCCTTTTTGCCTTACTACAACAAGGCAGAACTCGCAGATGTCTCGGACCCGCAGCTCCTCTACGACCTGCAAAATACCCTAGATGAAGAAGGCATTTATCACGGGAGTGAAGTGGAAGCGTTTGCCCTGGCCTTCTTTGACCCCAAAGCTGCCAATGCCAAGCTGGCTTACCATTGCCAACCCGCCGTCAATCGCTATAAGCAACGCTATCAAGAGGCTGACGCCAACCGCCGACAAGCCTTGGCGCAAAAACGTACTAGCAACACTGCAGCCCTAACACAAGCTGAGTCAACCTTAAAAGCTGCGGGAGAAGAGATTGACCAACTCGACCTGTTCAAAAAGAACCTCCAGAGCTTTGGGCGTTTGTATGAATTTCTCTCCCAGATTATCGATTACGAAGATCAGGAATTAGAGCAACTATGCGTCTATACCAAGCACCTCTACCCCCTACTGCGACGCGATCGTTTAGATCGAGAACAGATAGACGTTTCTGAACTTTCTTTAACCCACTACCGTCTCACTAAGCGTAAGGAACAACAGCTCCGACTCGCAGAAAATCAAGGTGAATATCCTTTGCAGCCAGGCAGTGCGATTGGTACTGGCAAAGCCCATGACCCCGAGAAAAAGAAGCTCTCAGAAATCATTCAGTCCCTCAATGACTTGTTTGGTGCTGAAATTAGTGATGCAGACCAGGTCCAGTTTCTCAATACCATTACCAAGCGCATCCGTCGTCAGGAAGATGTGATGGCCCAGGTTAAGACCCATACGCCAGAACAGGTGATGCATGGCCTGTTTCCCCAGAAGGTGGTGGATACGGTATTAGATGCCATGACTGATCATGAAAAACTATCCCTAGACGTTTTAGATAATGAAGAATCGGGCCGCAAGTTTGCCCTGCTCGTATTGAATATGCTGAAAGCCGCCAGTAGTTCCTGGGAAGCGAACAACGACAATAACCAATAA
- a CDS encoding DUF433 domain-containing protein yields the protein MNYLATDYKYIQLDENQVPVIEGSTMKVVELITSHLTYGWSPEELHFQYSHISLGKIYSALAYYWDHKAALESDMKQRLEKVKALQQEAPPSRIVQKLKERGVIS from the coding sequence ATGAACTATTTAGCGACAGACTACAAGTATATTCAGCTTGATGAAAACCAAGTTCCGGTAATTGAAGGCAGCACCATGAAGGTGGTGGAGCTTATTACCTCGCATCTTACCTATGGCTGGAGTCCAGAAGAACTCCACTTTCAGTATTCTCACATCAGTCTGGGCAAAATTTACTCAGCCCTTGCTTACTATTGGGATCATAAAGCGGCGCTCGAAAGCGATATGAAACAGCGTCTCGAAAAAGTAAAAGCCCTACAGCAGGAAGCTCCTCCGTCTCGCATTGTCCAAAAACTAAAGGAGCGGGGTGTGATCTCTTGA
- a CDS encoding restriction endonuclease subunit S, whose product MSFPRYEAYKNSGVEWLGEVPEHWKTKPLWSLFNRTKRTGYSEEELLSVYRDFGVIPKSSRADNFNKPSDDLSAYQLVEVGDLAINKMKAWQGSVAISNYRGIVSPAYHVYSSQNKESSRYLHHLFRCNEYIAGYLSNSKGIRVNQWDLDPQQHSRMPILLPPISEQQQIARFLDRETARIDALIAEQERLIELLKEKRQAVISHAVTKGLDPTAPMKDSGVEWLGEVPKHWQITRIGWQCLVGNGCTPSRDNLAYWENGDYPWLNSSKVNLERVIEADQFVTEQALKECALPIVKPGTVLIAITGEGKTRGMATITEIEATINQHLAYIEHEGINLSHDFLHDWLSANYLRLRYESEGWGSTKAAITCRDLRAFSLPLPPMSEQREICRFIKKKVSLLNELVSQSKENVCLLQERRSALISAAVTGKIDVRGWQAPTNASPANC is encoded by the coding sequence ATGAGCTTTCCGAGGTATGAGGCGTATAAGAATTCTGGGGTGGAATGGTTGGGGGAAGTGCCTGAGCATTGGAAAACTAAGCCTCTTTGGAGCTTGTTTAATAGAACAAAGCGAACTGGCTATTCAGAGGAAGAGTTATTGTCTGTGTATCGCGATTTTGGTGTAATTCCGAAATCATCCAGAGCAGACAATTTCAATAAGCCTTCGGATGATTTGTCGGCTTATCAACTTGTAGAGGTTGGCGATCTTGCAATCAACAAGATGAAAGCATGGCAAGGCTCTGTTGCCATTTCTAACTATAGAGGAATTGTTAGTCCTGCCTATCACGTCTATTCGTCACAGAATAAGGAAAGCTCCCGATATCTACATCATCTTTTCCGATGCAATGAATACATAGCAGGATATCTATCAAACTCTAAAGGAATTCGTGTCAATCAGTGGGATCTAGATCCACAGCAGCATTCTCGTATGCCCATCTTGCTACCTCCCATCTCTGAGCAACAGCAAATCGCTCGTTTTCTCGATCGCGAGACTGCCCGCATTGACGCCTTGATCGCGGAGCAGGAGCGGCTGATCGAGCTGCTGAAGGAAAAGCGGCAGGCAGTGATTTCCCATGCGGTCACCAAGGGCCTCGACCCCACCGCCCCCATGAAGGACTCCGGCGTCGAGTGGCTCGGCGAAGTACCCAAGCATTGGCAGATAACTCGAATTGGATGGCAATGCCTTGTAGGGAATGGATGTACTCCATCTCGTGACAATCTTGCTTATTGGGAAAATGGAGATTATCCATGGCTTAATAGTTCAAAGGTCAATCTAGAGAGGGTAATTGAGGCAGATCAGTTTGTTACTGAACAAGCTTTAAAGGAATGTGCACTTCCAATTGTCAAGCCAGGAACTGTATTGATAGCTATTACTGGTGAGGGTAAGACTCGGGGTATGGCAACTATTACAGAAATTGAAGCCACAATAAACCAGCATCTTGCATATATTGAGCATGAAGGAATTAATCTTTCTCATGACTTTCTTCATGATTGGTTGTCCGCAAACTATCTTAGGCTTCGTTATGAATCAGAAGGTTGGGGAAGTACCAAAGCTGCTATTACATGTAGGGATTTGCGCGCTTTTTCTCTGCCCCTGCCTCCAATGAGCGAACAGAGAGAAATTTGTCGATTCATTAAAAAGAAAGTATCACTTTTGAATGAGCTTGTATCGCAATCTAAAGAGAACGTCTGTCTTCTCCAAGAACGCCGCTCAGCCCTAATTTCCGCTGCTGTGACAGGGAAAATAGATGTCCGAGGCTGGCAAGCCCCCACCAACGCTTCCCCAGCCAATTGCTAG
- a CDS encoding Mu transposase C-terminal domain-containing protein translates to MEFANTAKDAQLLAESEESVDVDSLRDSSLLPQVLESCAESSNLKIRLLSEILRAPEGLKTQKIREAAQILRVHRTTIIRTLKRVRNKGWDGLAVEVRADKGKFRISKEWHQFIVQTYLRGQKNSLRINRNQVFNLVKAHAELNLGLKQGEYPSHVTVYKVLAPYIEKARETQRHPGQGKNKVARTTDGDIPVTYSNQIWQADHTKADILLVDDKGEIIGCPFLTIIVDHYSGCLMGYYVGFEAPGAFEVGLALRHAMLPKHYGPEYKLEQPWIERGIPDYLFTDRAKEFKSLHLKKVASHLGIKLRRRAYPQAGGVVESVFGKNNTELLSHLLGYKGSNVQTRPVEAEKNACVTLEEFEQLMVRYFSQHYNLHQYPKVRDTLRRERWQASLLGDLPIIDERKLDVCLLKTKKRKVEKHESFNFECLKYQVKALKNLPHKYIQIRYDPRDISTVLVYSYSQESELSEYIGLAHARDLEKTRISLKEWRLIKRKMHQQERKIDNVALLSERLDLQQFSEQKRKEKSQRKCRWKAQDKLEEKTLQDSQIAEIKGNVMDSQDGKRVVQDPPDQQPFSDHDVAAESQQVSVIENWDEFLSESW, encoded by the coding sequence ATGGAATTTGCAAATACTGCAAAAGATGCACAGTTATTGGCAGAGAGTGAAGAATCTGTTGATGTCGATAGCTTACGTGATAGTTCTCTGCTTCCCCAGGTCTTGGAATCTTGTGCAGAGTCCTCCAATCTGAAAATCCGCCTGCTTTCAGAGATTCTTCGAGCACCGGAAGGACTGAAGACTCAGAAAATTAGAGAAGCAGCCCAGATCTTAAGGGTTCATCGAACCACAATTATTCGCACGCTAAAACGGGTCAGAAATAAGGGCTGGGATGGCTTAGCTGTAGAGGTCAGAGCGGATAAAGGTAAATTCAGAATATCCAAAGAGTGGCATCAATTTATCGTCCAAACCTATCTGCGGGGTCAAAAGAATAGCTTGCGGATCAATCGCAATCAAGTCTTTAACCTCGTCAAAGCCCATGCAGAGCTAAATTTAGGTCTCAAACAAGGCGAATATCCGTCTCATGTCACCGTTTACAAAGTTTTAGCCCCCTACATTGAGAAAGCTCGGGAAACCCAGCGGCACCCAGGTCAAGGAAAAAATAAAGTTGCTCGTACGACGGATGGGGATATACCCGTCACTTATAGCAACCAGATTTGGCAAGCAGACCATACCAAAGCCGATATTCTGCTGGTAGATGATAAAGGAGAGATTATTGGTTGTCCCTTCTTAACGATCATTGTCGATCACTACTCTGGTTGTCTGATGGGTTACTACGTAGGGTTTGAAGCACCTGGAGCCTTTGAGGTAGGGCTAGCCTTGCGTCACGCGATGCTTCCCAAGCACTATGGACCTGAGTACAAGCTCGAACAACCTTGGATTGAACGTGGGATTCCAGATTATCTATTTACAGACCGAGCCAAAGAGTTTAAGTCTCTGCATTTGAAGAAGGTTGCTTCTCATCTCGGTATCAAGCTCAGGCGGCGCGCATATCCCCAAGCTGGGGGAGTCGTGGAATCAGTGTTTGGAAAAAACAATACAGAATTGCTATCTCATTTACTGGGCTATAAGGGTTCCAATGTTCAAACTCGCCCTGTAGAGGCTGAAAAAAATGCCTGTGTGACCTTGGAAGAATTTGAGCAGCTGATGGTCCGCTATTTTTCCCAGCATTACAATCTCCATCAATATCCCAAAGTCAGAGATACCCTGAGACGAGAGCGTTGGCAAGCTTCGCTATTGGGTGATCTGCCGATCATCGATGAACGAAAACTTGATGTTTGCTTGTTGAAAACCAAGAAGCGGAAAGTTGAGAAGCATGAGTCGTTTAATTTTGAGTGCTTAAAGTATCAGGTGAAGGCCCTAAAAAATCTGCCACACAAATATATTCAAATCCGGTATGACCCGAGAGATATTTCTACCGTGTTGGTTTACTCCTATTCACAGGAGTCTGAGCTATCTGAGTATATAGGCTTGGCCCATGCCAGAGATTTGGAGAAAACTCGTATTTCCCTGAAAGAATGGCGTCTTATCAAGCGCAAGATGCATCAACAAGAGCGAAAGATAGATAATGTGGCCTTGCTAAGTGAGCGGCTGGATCTGCAGCAGTTTTCAGAGCAGAAACGGAAAGAGAAATCTCAGAGAAAGTGTCGGTGGAAAGCCCAGGATAAGCTAGAGGAAAAGACCCTGCAAGACTCCCAAATCGCTGAAATCAAGGGAAATGTTATGGATTCTCAGGATGGGAAGCGAGTGGTCCAGGATCCCCCAGATCAACAACCCTTTTCCGATCATGACGTTGCTGCAGAATCACAGCAGGTTTCTGTGATAGAGAATTGGGATGAGTTTCTGAGTGAAAGCTGGTGA
- a CDS encoding DUF433 domain-containing protein, translated as MENANSLNMLERAPDKVSGAWVFKGTRVPVAALFENLKDGASIDQFLEWFPGVKREQIETLLE; from the coding sequence ATGGAAAATGCCAATTCTTTAAATATGTTGGAACGTGCTCCAGACAAGGTTAGTGGTGCATGGGTCTTTAAGGGCACTCGTGTTCCAGTTGCTGCCCTGTTTGAGAATCTCAAAGATGGGGCTTCTATTGATCAGTTTTTGGAATGGTTTCCAGGGGTTAAGCGTGAGCAAATAGAGACGCTATTGGAATAA
- a CDS encoding type II toxin-antitoxin system VapC family toxin — MIYLLDTNTCIRYLNQSSQSIYERLLNISADDVCICDVVKYELYYGAYKSSRRAKNLENLSNFFGDLVSLPFDGKAAEVCGQIRAALETAGTPIGTYDLQIAAIALANNLTLVTHNTREFGRVPDLQLEDWENS, encoded by the coding sequence GTGATTTACCTACTCGATACCAACACCTGCATCCGATACCTCAATCAAAGTAGCCAATCTATCTATGAGCGTCTGCTCAACATCTCTGCCGATGATGTTTGTATCTGTGATGTCGTCAAGTATGAACTTTACTATGGGGCCTATAAAAGCTCAAGAAGAGCCAAAAACCTTGAGAACCTGAGTAATTTCTTTGGCGATCTGGTGAGCTTGCCTTTTGACGGTAAAGCTGCTGAAGTCTGTGGACAAATCCGAGCCGCATTGGAAACCGCAGGCACCCCTATCGGCACCTACGATTTGCAAATTGCTGCGATCGCCTTAGCCAATAACCTCACTCTAGTGACTCACAACACTAGAGAATTCGGACGAGTGCCAGACCTACAACTCGAAGACTGGGAAAATAGCTAG
- a CDS encoding ISNCY family transposase: MNEGVLNFPLLLHWLHQLIEHLDDPRQPSNGTKFSLKDIVLGAFAVFFMQCPSFLEYQRHVHSRHGRDNAQALFELTELPTSNQIKNVLDLIAFRLLFPIFYQIYSVLLRRGYLEQYKVLGGHLLVGLDGSEYFSSNRICCDQCSTKTHRDGSVTYTHTAVLPVLVCPEIEHVISLAPEFIRPQDGAEKQDSETAAAKRWIKGHAQGFDGAKITVLGDDLYSRQPMVETCLEDELNFIFVCLPSSHPELYEWVEYLEGIGDVEHLETRGWNGRYHEICQYRYYNRIPLREELPAVMVNWCEVSVTRAADGKTMYHNAFITHHFINDQSVAEIVSAGRARWKAENEGHNVLKTKGYHLEHNFGHGQKNLAAVLLVLNLLAFLFHTVLHLVDSTYQRMRKQRGTRQGFFHDIQTLTKYLLFESWEHLLQFMLDDPEPRIAADTS; encoded by the coding sequence ATGAATGAAGGTGTTCTAAATTTCCCTCTCTTACTGCACTGGCTACATCAGCTCATTGAGCACCTCGATGATCCACGTCAACCCAGTAATGGCACCAAATTTAGTCTCAAAGATATTGTATTAGGCGCATTTGCTGTCTTCTTTATGCAATGTCCTTCGTTTCTGGAGTACCAACGCCATGTTCATAGTCGTCATGGTCGTGACAACGCCCAAGCCCTCTTTGAGTTAACAGAACTCCCCACGAGCAACCAAATCAAGAATGTTTTGGACTTGATCGCATTTCGTCTTCTGTTTCCCATTTTTTATCAAATTTATAGCGTTCTCCTACGACGAGGTTATCTAGAGCAATATAAGGTTCTAGGTGGACACCTGTTGGTAGGGCTAGACGGCAGCGAGTATTTTTCCTCAAACCGGATTTGTTGCGATCAGTGTTCTACCAAAACCCATCGGGATGGGAGTGTCACCTATACGCACACCGCCGTGTTGCCCGTCCTCGTTTGTCCGGAAATTGAACATGTCATTTCTCTGGCCCCAGAGTTCATTCGTCCTCAAGATGGTGCGGAGAAACAGGATAGTGAAACCGCTGCGGCCAAACGGTGGATCAAGGGGCATGCTCAAGGGTTTGACGGAGCCAAGATTACGGTTCTTGGCGATGACCTCTATAGCCGTCAACCGATGGTGGAGACTTGTTTAGAGGATGAGTTGAACTTCATTTTTGTCTGTTTGCCCTCCTCCCATCCAGAGCTATATGAATGGGTAGAGTATTTAGAAGGTATTGGAGATGTTGAGCATCTAGAGACTCGGGGCTGGAACGGTCGCTATCATGAAATTTGTCAGTATCGCTATTACAATCGCATCCCCCTGCGTGAGGAGCTACCAGCAGTGATGGTCAACTGGTGCGAAGTCTCTGTTACTCGTGCTGCTGATGGAAAGACTATGTATCACAACGCGTTCATTACTCACCATTTCATCAATGACCAAAGTGTGGCCGAGATTGTCAGTGCTGGACGTGCCCGATGGAAAGCGGAGAATGAAGGACACAATGTCCTCAAAACCAAGGGCTATCACTTAGAACATAATTTTGGTCATGGTCAGAAGAACCTTGCTGCTGTGCTATTGGTACTCAACCTGTTGGCATTCTTATTTCATACCGTCTTGCACTTGGTGGACTCCACTTATCAACGCATGCGAAAGCAACGGGGAACCCGACAAGGCTTTTTTCACGATATTCAGACTTTGACCAAATACTTGCTCTTTGAGAGTTGGGAGCATTTGCTCCAGTTTATGTTGGATGATCCAGAGCCTCGAATAGCAGCCGATACCTCATGA
- a CDS encoding type II toxin-antitoxin system VapC family toxin, which translates to MVIIDSGFWLALANKRDTFHQQAIARFPEFQPEGFITTWCVITVIIETCYLLQQRVGIDAPAALLKKVSAGAIQVFDLTPTHCTQILNLMNQYRNLPMDLADASLVILAEHLGHGRILSVDQRDFNTYRRKNTHPFQNLLI; encoded by the coding sequence ATGGTCATCATTGACTCTGGCTTCTGGTTAGCACTCGCAAATAAACGTGATACATTTCACCAACAAGCCATAGCTCGCTTTCCTGAATTCCAGCCAGAAGGATTCATCACAACCTGGTGTGTGATCACTGTGATCATAGAAACTTGCTACCTCTTGCAGCAAAGGGTCGGTATCGATGCCCCCGCTGCTTTACTCAAGAAAGTCTCGGCTGGTGCTATCCAGGTATTCGATTTGACACCTACACACTGCACACAAATACTGAATCTGATGAATCAATATCGGAATCTGCCCATGGATCTAGCCGATGCGTCCTTGGTGATTCTGGCTGAACACCTGGGGCACGGGCGTATTCTCTCCGTCGATCAGCGAGACTTCAACACCTATCGACGGAAAAATACTCATCCCTTTCAAAATCTACTGATTTAA
- a CDS encoding type II toxin-antitoxin system VapC family toxin has protein sequence MKPAPSSQVLDWMRDQDQKDLAITVITLAEIYYGLGRLPEGRRREDLHRRFEIFIDTGFRDRLLNFEPKAALAYGELCNTCLQQGLHVDAFDMMIAAIAKQYGSAMFYDRPLAIATRNISDFEGCTIKLINPFVG, from the coding sequence ATGAAGCCAGCTCCGTCTTCACAGGTGTTGGACTGGATGCGTGATCAAGATCAAAAGGATCTGGCGATTACGGTGATTACCTTGGCAGAAATTTATTATGGATTGGGTCGCTTGCCTGAAGGCAGAAGGCGCGAAGATTTACATCGTAGATTTGAAATATTTATCGATACAGGCTTTAGAGATCGACTATTGAATTTTGAGCCTAAAGCAGCTTTGGCTTACGGTGAGTTGTGTAATACCTGTTTGCAACAGGGGTTACATGTGGATGCCTTCGATATGATGATTGCTGCGATCGCAAAACAATACGGTAGTGCGATGTTCTACGACCGGCCTTTGGCCATTGCAACTCGAAACATAAGCGATTTTGAAGGGTGTACGATAAAACTCATCAACCCTTTTGTAGGGTAG
- a CDS encoding DUF5615 family PIN-like protein yields the protein MDENVPRQIAVGLRLRDIDVLTVQEDGRAGIADPEVLARATELQRVLFSRDDDLLALAHHRQKVGIDFSGVVYAHPQSINIGDCVKDLEVIAKASTLEDTLNQVQYLPL from the coding sequence ATGGATGAAAACGTACCTCGGCAAATTGCCGTGGGCTTACGACTCCGCGATATTGATGTCCTCACCGTGCAAGAAGATGGAAGGGCCGGAATAGCGGACCCAGAGGTACTGGCCCGCGCCACCGAATTACAAAGAGTCTTATTTTCTAGAGATGACGATCTATTAGCACTGGCCCATCATCGTCAAAAAGTGGGTATCGACTTCTCCGGGGTAGTGTACGCCCATCCTCAAAGTATTAACATCGGTGATTGCGTGAAGGACTTAGAGGTGATTGCCAAAGCCAGCACTTTAGAAGACACGCTGAACCAAGTTCAATATTTACCGCTTTAG